In Brevibacillus marinus, the genomic window CGGACCCTGACGACACGCCGGTCGCCAGGATCAAGCTGGCGCTCGACAAGCCCCTGCGCCTCCAGACTCTTGATATGCTGCGTCACCGTTGGAGAGGTCACATTCAGCCTCTCGCTAATTTCCGAAACCATCAGCCCCGGCAGGTCATCCTTTGTATTCGCGCTAATGTAATAGAGAACCATGATCTCGCCAGGCTTCTGACGGAATGCCCCGCGGCTGTGCAGCATCTGTGCGCGATTCCGCGAATAGAGGAACGACTCCATCAGCTGTTTGGCGATTTTTTCTAACCTATCCGTCAATCCGCTCA contains:
- a CDS encoding MarR family winged helix-turn-helix transcriptional regulator → MSGLTDRLEKIAKQLMESFLYSRNRAQMLHSRGAFRQKPGEIMVLYYISANTKDDLPGLMVSEISERLNVTSPTVTQHIKSLEAQGLVERQLDPGDRRVVRVRLTEKGNMYIQRIQAARLKMFTGLVEYLGEEESMRLAETLRKASDYLQKQQELYLRHFFVDGDEAQ